A genomic stretch from Pseudomonas mendocina includes:
- a CDS encoding acyl-CoA dehydrogenase family protein, translated as MDYELSDEQRLLVDSARAFAAHELSPHAADWDRDHHFPVDVIKRAAEQGYLGLYINEEDGGLGLSRLSSSLIFEQLAAGCVATTAYITIHNMATWMLASFGDQSLKDTWLDSLISGERLASYCLTEPDAGSDAAHLRTRAKRDGDDYIIDGSKCFISGAGSTDVLIVMARTGEDGAKGISCFLVPGDSEGVKYGRNELKMGWCAQPTRTITFEGVRIPASNRIGPEGMGFVYAMKGLDGGRINIASCSLGAAQAALEQSLRYVDERKQFGKNLSHFQALQFKLADMLTDLTASRQMVRLAAHKLDHQHGEASLYCAMAKRFATDHCFNLCNEALQLHGGYGYLNDYPLERWVRDSRVHQILEGTNEIMRVIIARRLLEQGGMLDNLL; from the coding sequence ATGGACTACGAACTCAGCGACGAACAGCGCCTGCTGGTTGATAGCGCCCGCGCATTTGCCGCCCATGAACTCAGCCCCCATGCTGCGGACTGGGACCGCGACCACCACTTCCCGGTAGACGTCATTAAACGCGCTGCTGAACAGGGCTATCTAGGCCTGTACATCAACGAAGAAGATGGTGGCCTGGGCTTATCCCGCCTCAGCTCCTCACTCATTTTCGAACAACTGGCCGCAGGCTGTGTGGCCACAACGGCGTACATCACCATCCATAACATGGCCACGTGGATGCTGGCTTCATTCGGTGATCAGAGCCTCAAAGACACCTGGCTGGACAGCCTGATCAGCGGGGAGCGGCTGGCCTCCTACTGCCTGACAGAACCTGATGCAGGGTCCGACGCTGCCCACCTGCGCACCCGCGCCAAACGTGACGGCGACGACTACATCATCGACGGCAGCAAATGCTTTATTTCAGGTGCAGGCAGCACCGATGTATTGATCGTCATGGCACGCACCGGTGAAGACGGCGCCAAAGGCATTTCCTGCTTCCTTGTACCGGGTGATAGCGAAGGCGTGAAATACGGTCGCAACGAACTGAAAATGGGCTGGTGCGCCCAGCCCACCCGCACCATCACCTTTGAAGGTGTACGCATCCCGGCCAGCAACCGCATTGGCCCAGAAGGCATGGGCTTTGTCTACGCCATGAAAGGCCTCGACGGTGGCCGCATCAATATCGCCAGCTGCTCCCTTGGCGCAGCGCAAGCCGCACTGGAACAGTCCCTGCGTTACGTTGATGAGCGCAAGCAATTCGGCAAAAACCTCAGCCATTTCCAGGCCCTGCAATTCAAACTGGCCGACATGCTCACCGACCTTACCGCCAGCCGGCAAATGGTCCGCCTGGCCGCGCATAAGCTGGATCATCAACACGGTGAAGCCAGCCTCTACTGTGCCATGGCTAAACGCTTTGCTACCGACCACTGCTTTAACCTGTGCAATGAGGCCCTGCAACTGCACGGCGGTTATGGTTACCTCAACGATTACCCACTGGAACGTTGGGTACGTGACAGCCGCGTGCACCAGATTCTGGAAGGCACCAACGAGATTATGCGGGTCATCATTGCTCGCCGCCTGCTAGAACAAGGTGGCATGCTAGATAATCTGCTCTAA